Within Candidatus Hydrogenedens sp., the genomic segment ATGGCATCTTTTTCGGAGATGAATCTTTGTTTATAACTTTGAACGACCCACTGGTAGATAGATTTACATTGTTTGATTTGTTTCAAGATATTTTCATTGGTAGAGTCGATGTCCCATTGGTATTTTAGTGATGAGATTTCATCCCATCTTTTTTCTAACTCAATAATGTAAGGTCTATTTTTTCTTTTTTTCCATAAGGTAAAGATGTGTTTTGTGATTACTATAAAGAATAAAATAGAACAGAAGGAGGTAATGAGGGCTTTTAATTCATCTTTTGTCAAAGGCTTGTCCTTTTCAAGGTAGTTTACAGCAGTTGGGTGAATAGTCACATAGGGAGGAGGTAATGCGTTAGTTATATCATAATGGTTATTATAGACTATTGAAATTATTTCAGGTGAAAACCATGTGTCAAGAATGGCACGGACTAATGAAGTAGGTACTTTAGTTGAGACGATTAAGAACTCAGGAATATTTATTGTATTGATAGCCTTTTCTGTTTCTATTGAATAAACCACTTCTTTTGTATATATGCCAGGTGTTATTTTGGCAAATTCATTTATTTGAGCAATAAGAACAATGTTGTACCATGGCTTACTTAATAGTTGACGAATTCCTTGTGAACGAATATTCTCGACCCAGACTACAGCTTCTATGTCACCATTTGAAAAGGCTTTTTCTACATTGTCAATTTTTATTTTTTTAAGTTCTGGTGGGACATCAAAGTTGTAGAATTGTATGAGTTTTTCCGTTAGGTATATGGCGAGAGGTATGTCCCCTTGAAAACCGATTTTTTTGCCTGTTAACTGTGAAAATTCGGTGATGTTGTAATTTTTAGGGGAGATGATGTTAAATAGTTTTTCACCAGCTGTGACGAGTGTTGCAATATTTTGTCTATTACGTAGGTAGGACACGGAAGTGGTTATAGTGATATCACCTTTACCTTGAGATAGCATCTCAACGGGGGAAGTGTTTTTATCACATTCAATTTCCCTTATATTGATTTTTTTGTTGAGTAAAAGATTATTTTTTAAGAGTTTTAGAGTTTCTATCTCTATGTCTTCGTTCATGGGGTATACAAATTTTAATGTTTGTGCCCGAAATGAAAATAGGCTGAGGAACCCCTTTGAGATGAATGTTTGTGTGTGGTGTGGAGCCAGTGCTGAAAATAAGGAAGCAATTGTAAGAAGAGATAAGAAGATGTAATAAAGAGTATTTAATGGACGTAGAGTTGTTAATTTGCGAATTTTATTCACAAGGTTAAAGATAAATGACATAGGTTGAAAATATCCGAGAATTAAATCTCTTTGTACACGAAATTATATTCTGCATGTTCGAGTGTAGGTGCTTTTTTATCTTTTTCAGAGATGATTAAAGGTTCTTCAGGCCATTGAATTGCTACATGTGGGCACGCGTAAGATAAAGAACGTTCTGCATTCATATTATAAAACGAGGTGCATTTGTATAATACGAGTGTATTATCACTTTGACTTAAAAACCCATGAGCAAAACCTATAGGGACCCAAAGTAAACTCAAATCATCAGAAGATAAATGGAACCCTTCCCATTGTCCAAATGTAGGTGAACCTTTTCGTAGGTCGACAATAACGTCGTATATTTTTCCTGAGAGACAGCATACAAGTTTGCCCATACCATGAGGGTCTAACTGGTAGTGCATGCCTCTCAAAACGCCCTTTTGCGATTTACTTAAATTGTCTTGAACAAAGTCTTCATGAAACCCTACTTTTTTTAATTCTTCCAGATGATATAATTCGGTGAAGAATCCACGGGTATCATTGAAGGTACCAATTTTAAAGAGAATAGCCCCTTTTAGCCTGCTATTTTCAATACCTTTTATAATCATAAGCAATCCTTTTTTATATTAGTAGTTGAATATTTACTATTAAAAGCCTTTTAATATATCAAAATTTTTATATGTGTAGTATTTTAACATTGATTAACTGATATTACCAAAGAATAAAGGAGTTGGTTATGTTTTTTGAACTTTTTGTTCTAATTTTATGTGTTTTTATCATGTTGGGTATGGCAGAAAATTCTAATGTGGAGGAATGGGAAAATCCTGATATTATTGGAATTAATAAAATGCCTCCACATTGCACGTTTATGCCATTTCCATCTGAGGAATTAGCATCTACAAATGATAGGACAAAATCGCCTTATTATATGTCATTATCTGGCACATGGAAGTTTCATTGGGTTCCCGTTCCTGAGCAGAAGCCTAAAGATTTTCATCATGTAGATTTTGATGATTCTAATTGGACGGAGATTCCTGTTCCTTCCCATCCAGAATTGTTTGGTTATGGTAAGCCGATATACACAAATATTCAATATCCATTCTGGCCTGTAAATCCTCCATATATACCGCATGATGATAATCCAGTATCTTCGTATCGTAGGATATTTGAGGTTCCAGAGGCATGGAAAGGTAGGGAAATTCATTTAGTATTTGATGGAGCAATGAGTGCTTTGTATGTATGGGTAAATGGGACATTTGTTGGGTATAGTCAGGACAGTATGACGCCTGCAGAATTTGATATTACGCCGTATTTGAAAGAAAAAGAAAATCTTCTTGCGGTTCAGGTATTTCGTTATTGTGATGGCAGTTATCTTGAAGATCAGGATAAATGGAGGGTAAGTGGAATCTATCGTGATGTATATCTCTGTGCTTTGTCAGATGTTCATATTGATGATTATTTTTTCAAAACGGAGTTGTCTAACAATTATCAGAAGGCTACGGTCTCATGCGACATTCAGGTTAGAATCTCTAAAAAGGATATAAAGGATGTTATTATTGACATTGATGTTGTAGACCCTTCAGGGAAAAAGGTGGGTACCTATTCTACGGAGAAGATTAATGACGTAAAACATGAAGATGGAACAAGCCATGTTCATTTTAAATCTCAATTTGATATAGAAAATCCGTATTTGTGGTCAGCTGAAACACCGTATTTATATCAGTGTTTTATCAGGCTACACGAAAAGGGCAAACTTGCTGATGTTTATCCACAACGACTCGGTATTCGTGAGGTAAAGATAGAAAAAGGGGTTCTTTATATTAATGGGAAGCAAGTAAAATTAAAGGGAGTAAACCGCCATGAGATTTGTGCGGAATCTGTTCATGTTATGTCGAAGGAGCAGATGATAGAGGATTTAAAAATAATCAAAAGGCATAATATTAATACTGTCCGTACATGTCATTATCCCGACCAGCCAATGTGGTATGACCTTTGTGATGAATGGGGATTATATATTATCGATGAAGCAAATATTGAGTCCCATGGGATGGGTTATGAATTGGAGAGAACATTAGGAAATAAACCTGAATGGGAGAAGGCACATGTTGCACGTGTTGAAGCGATGGTGCACCGTGATAAAAATCATCCATGTGTTATATTTTGGTCGTTGGGAAATGAAGCAGGTAGTGGATGTAACTTTGAAGCATGTGCGAAGAAGGTTCGCGAGATAGACTCATCACGTCCTGTTCATTATGAACGGATGAATGAAATAGCGGATGTCCATAGCGAGATGTACACGCCACTTTGGGATATGCTCAAATTTGTGGCTCATAATCCAGAGAGGGCATTTTTCCTTTGTGAGTATGCTCATTCTATGGGAAATAGCACAGGCAATTTGCAGGATTATTGGGATGTGATTGAAGCCCATAAGACATTAATAGGTGCTTGTATTTGGGATTTTGCTGACCAGGGGATTAAAAAGCCTTTGCCAGAAGAGGTGGCAGGCAAAACGGGGAAGAAATATTTCTGGGCGTATGGAGGTGATTTTGGGGATAAACCTAATGATGGAAATTTCTGCTGTAATGGAATAGTTCAACCTGACCGAAAACCGAATCCAGGGTTATATGAGGTTAGGAAGGTTTATCAGAATATAAAGGTGAAGCCAGTTGATTTACAGAGAGGAATTGTAAAGGTTATTAATAATTATGGGTTTATAAATTTAAAAACATTTGATTGGGTCTGGACACTTGAAGAAGACGGTGTCCCTATTCAAGAAGGAAAGTTACCTTCTCTTTCTGTGCCTCCGCAGTCCGAGTGTGAGGTTACTATTCCTTTCCAGAAAGTAAATCCTGTTATTGGGGCGGAGTATCGGCTTTTGATGGAATTTAAGTTGAAAGAACCAACTTTATGGGCAGATGCGGGCTTTACAATTGCGTGGGAACAACTGAATTTACCATGGTCAAACAGTAGTTCGAAAACTCAGGGTGTTTTACAAGAAGAAGTAAAGAAGTATCCTATTCAGATTGAAAAGAAGAATGATGTATTGTCGTTAAAGAATGAAATGTTTAATTTGGTGTTTGATTGGAATAAGGGATTATTGACGTCATACTTTGCTTTTGGCAAACCTATGATTACAGGGGAAATGATACCAAATTTCTGGAGACCTCCGACGGATAATGACCGTGGAAATAATATGCCATGGAGGCTTGATGTATGGAAAAAATCAACTTATGAACGGACGTTGTTGTTTAGGAATATTAATAAGATAGATGATTATAACATTGAAATTCGTTTTGGGTTTGAATTACCTGCGGAACGTTCTCAATTAATTATTCAGTATTTTGTGAAGAATAAAGGGGAGGTATTTATACAATATGAATTTATTCCTAAGGGGGCTGAATTGCCAGAAATACCGAGAATTGGAATGCAGACGAAAGTGGCTTGTGATTTGCAATCAGTTATTTGGTATGGGAGAGGACCCCATGAGAATTATTGTGACCGTAAAACAGGTGCACCTATTCGGGAATATGCGTTATGTGCAAAAGAGATGTTTCATCATTATGTGCGTCCTCAAGAAAATGGGAATCGGACAGAGGTTCGTTGGATAACACTGTTAGATGAGAAAGATAATGGGATGATGATAGTCGGATTGCAACCGATGGAGTTCAGTATATGGCATTGCTCCATGGAAGATATTGAAAATAGTATGCATGATTATGAATTGCCAGAAAGGGATTTTCAGACATTAAATATTGAT encodes:
- the rfbC gene encoding dTDP-4-dehydrorhamnose 3,5-epimerase, yielding MIIKGIENSRLKGAILFKIGTFNDTRGFFTELYHLEELKKVGFHEDFVQDNLSKSQKGVLRGMHYQLDPHGMGKLVCCLSGKIYDVIVDLRKGSPTFGQWEGFHLSSDDLSLLWVPIGFAHGFLSQSDNTLVLYKCTSFYNMNAERSLSYACPHVAIQWPEEPLIISEKDKKAPTLEHAEYNFVYKEI
- a CDS encoding glycoside hydrolase family 2 TIM barrel-domain containing protein; the encoded protein is MFFELFVLILCVFIMLGMAENSNVEEWENPDIIGINKMPPHCTFMPFPSEELASTNDRTKSPYYMSLSGTWKFHWVPVPEQKPKDFHHVDFDDSNWTEIPVPSHPELFGYGKPIYTNIQYPFWPVNPPYIPHDDNPVSSYRRIFEVPEAWKGREIHLVFDGAMSALYVWVNGTFVGYSQDSMTPAEFDITPYLKEKENLLAVQVFRYCDGSYLEDQDKWRVSGIYRDVYLCALSDVHIDDYFFKTELSNNYQKATVSCDIQVRISKKDIKDVIIDIDVVDPSGKKVGTYSTEKINDVKHEDGTSHVHFKSQFDIENPYLWSAETPYLYQCFIRLHEKGKLADVYPQRLGIREVKIEKGVLYINGKQVKLKGVNRHEICAESVHVMSKEQMIEDLKIIKRHNINTVRTCHYPDQPMWYDLCDEWGLYIIDEANIESHGMGYELERTLGNKPEWEKAHVARVEAMVHRDKNHPCVIFWSLGNEAGSGCNFEACAKKVREIDSSRPVHYERMNEIADVHSEMYTPLWDMLKFVAHNPERAFFLCEYAHSMGNSTGNLQDYWDVIEAHKTLIGACIWDFADQGIKKPLPEEVAGKTGKKYFWAYGGDFGDKPNDGNFCCNGIVQPDRKPNPGLYEVRKVYQNIKVKPVDLQRGIVKVINNYGFINLKTFDWVWTLEEDGVPIQEGKLPSLSVPPQSECEVTIPFQKVNPVIGAEYRLLMEFKLKEPTLWADAGFTIAWEQLNLPWSNSSSKTQGVLQEEVKKYPIQIEKKNDVLSLKNEMFNLVFDWNKGLLTSYFAFGKPMITGEMIPNFWRPPTDNDRGNNMPWRLDVWKKSTYERTLLFRNINKIDDYNIEIRFGFELPAERSQLIIQYFVKNKGEVFIQYEFIPKGAELPEIPRIGMQTKVACDLQSVIWYGRGPHENYCDRKTGAPIREYALCAKEMFHHYVRPQENGNRTEVRWITLLDEKDNGMMIVGLQPMEFSIWHCSMEDIENSMHDYELPERDFQTLNIDYLQMGVGGDDSWGALPHEEYQIKPKKYQYSFVMLPIKAGSRNQFRELYRKYISEKF
- a CDS encoding ABC transporter substrate-binding protein; this encodes MSFIFNLVNKIRKLTTLRPLNTLYYIFLSLLTIASLFSALAPHHTQTFISKGFLSLFSFRAQTLKFVYPMNEDIEIETLKLLKNNLLLNKKINIREIECDKNTSPVEMLSQGKGDITITTSVSYLRNRQNIATLVTAGEKLFNIISPKNYNITEFSQLTGKKIGFQGDIPLAIYLTEKLIQFYNFDVPPELKKIKIDNVEKAFSNGDIEAVVWVENIRSQGIRQLLSKPWYNIVLIAQINEFAKITPGIYTKEVVYSIETEKAINTINIPEFLIVSTKVPTSLVRAILDTWFSPEIISIVYNNHYDITNALPPPYVTIHPTAVNYLEKDKPLTKDELKALITSFCSILFFIVITKHIFTLWKKRKNRPYIIELEKRWDEISSLKYQWDIDSTNENILKQIKQCKSIYQWVVQSYKQRFISEKDAILIISNLLQQLIEFNERYLEYIEKKKQIEELSKEPPKLPEEKTEPKIIPDEKDKYLKQPPETITVKEDKKENQMLLFEPTIETEERNSQ